The genome window TCAACAAAACATGGAGTCTCCTTTCTTCAGAGGTAAAAAGACTGGGAGACCAGCTGACCACTGCCATAGTAGTCTGGCTCATTCATAAGCAAGATTCCACGTGGACTGCCTGACAGAGCTGAGCTGGAAGAGTTTTCTCCAAGGCAGAGACCCCAAGCCTAGGACTGTTACAAAGAGCAAGTGTTAATTGCAGGATTACTATGCTCCAGGGATTTTCCACACTTCATCTCTCTCAGTCTTCACCACAGCAACATGGGAAGAACTGTTATTATCccagttttatagatgagcaacCAAGGGCACAGATCCTTGGGGTTTCTTAGCCAGGGTCAaacagcaagtggcagagctgggctttaaACCCAAGCTGTGTGGACtcaagagcccgtgctctgccatgTGCCTGCCCACAGGGAATCACCTAGGTGGCATCTAGACAATGGGAAATTACAGTGTGTATATCTTTGTGCACAAGTGTGTGTATGTCTACACAATATATAAATCGATAATGTAAATACAGAGGTGAGTACCTAGGTAGCCAAGAAAACCTTAGCCAGATTAGGGTAACAGAGGATTTTGCTGAAAACACCGTGGGTCAGGTGCTACctctggggagaggagctggaaagGAAGGAGACTTACTTTTCCCTGTATGCCCTGATGTTCTGTTCAGACATTTTATCAAGCACATGtacttcctatttttaaaacttttaattgaaAAGACAAATCTGTATGTTGTTGAGCCGCTAAGTCTTTGAAGTCTACTGAGTCGTATTTTCTAAAAACTAGAAGAGTGAGAAGCAGCAGCCCCACACTACAGAGGCCTAGCGCATGCATCGCAGGGGGCCACAGAGGTGGCTTCGTTCAATGCACGAGGCTTGGTTGCGGGTGTCTGAGCTGCTCAAGACCCCAGAGCACTAAAAGCGAAACCATTCGGCCAACCTctcccattttcattttcaaactcAAAACCCTGCTACCACCACCACAAGACCTGCCTCTCTGTTTAGAAAgtcagtgaaagaatgaatgacctCACTTTCCCCAACAGGCAGGTCCCAACATGTTGTGCGCAAAACAAAACTTGAGTAAATCGATCCATATTTTAAATACCCTGGCTGAGGTCCTTGTTTTAGCAATCCTGACAAGATCCTCTTTGCAAAGCAAAGAAGCTGATTGTGATGTTAACACTGTgttttgtaaacaaaacaaaaaaaattttttttttttttttttggtgccatACAAGGGTCCTTAGTCTCAGCCTGGAACCAATCTTCTGAGCTGTCTGGGTGTTCCGGAGACTGGTGGGGCACCCTGGCTGGTATAGAGTCCATTTGCATGAAACCAAGGACCCTCTTGTAAGGACCGAGGAAGCCTGTACAAGTTCAACCCAAATTGGAAGGCTGAGGCATTGGAGGGGAAGCCTGATTCCGAACCGAGAACCCTGTTCTACAAGTAGATTCTTCTCAGCCGCTTCTGGATTCAAATCAAGTCATACAGCAGGGGGGTGCTATGAACACAAGATCCAGAAAATGCCACAAGGTCCTCCTTTGACATCCCATCAAAGAGGTGAGTAGTATTCTCCCCACTTCTGCCCTGaacccagtgtgtgtgtgtgtcagtaaATTGAGGACTCCAACAGACCCAGAACCTGCCCGGGGTCCTCGGGGCTCCCCGTGGGAGCAGGAGCACCCTGTGGCCAGTGGAGGGGACAGCACCAGCACTACAAGACAACCCCCATGGCACAGAGATCAAAGTCTTCATGGGGAGGATCCCCAAAAGGCCACTGGGGAGTGAGCAGGGCTATCGCTGACCTGGCCAAAGTGAGCTGGAGcaggtgaggaggaagagggcagaTGCCACGTGGTGGCAAAAAGGAGTCATTTATGTATGCACCCACACTGCACCTGGAGACTCCTAGCGACTAGTGCACGAGATTTGGGGGCAGTCAGGCGGTTCTGCAACAGCTGGTCACGGCGAGAGCCCGGGAAAAAAGTACTGCAGAGGGCTCACAGTATCTTATTTGTAACCCCAGGCCGGTGGGCTGTGGGGTGGTCTGAGGAAACTCATCTCAGGTTTTTTACAAATACCAATAAACTGGAATACTAAATCCCAGCCAGTTAATCTGGcaattaaagtattttttaaccaTAGTCAGCCTTAGCttcaaccccccacccccccccgccaccccgtcGTAAAACTTCGTGCATGATTTCAGCTTTACTTTCCTTCTCAAGACATGCCAATGTGCTGAGTCActaaacgaaaaaaaaaaaacagaaagtaaagttAGAGTGATCCCAGCTTCTGAGGACTAGCCTTGGTAATGACTTTTTTCCCCTGGTTGTGATTCCTGTGATGCTAAAGGACGTCACATTGCACAATCTTAATAAGGTTTCCAATCAGCCCCACCCGCTCTGgtcccacccccatcctccaaCAAAGATTTATCAAATGTGGGATTTTCCCATGAGTCTCAATATTAGAGTTTCAACCCCCAATAAATATGAGACCGGGGATGTCTGAGGTTCAGTCTGCCCTCGAGCCCACCAGGAACGAAAGAGAGCTCCATTTGCCCTCCAGGAACCCAGCTATGAACTCCCTCTCCACAAGTAAGTGAAGGAAATCCCTCGCCCTGGAACTGGCTGGCAGCCGTGCTGGGCCAGGGAGGCGGTGTGTATCCGCTGCCGTGAGGGCTGGCGGGCGGCCAGCAGCCAGAAGCACAGCTCCCCCAGCGGTGCGGTCTGCTCACTGgctgctctcccttccctccGGCACAGTCGCCTTCTCCCTGGGGCTGCTCCTGGTGATGGCTACTGCTTTCCCTACCCCGGGACCCCTGGGAGAAGATTTCAAAGATGATACCACTTCAGACAGACTACTCCTCACCTCTCCAGACAAAACTGAAGCTCTCATTAAGTACATCCTCGGCAAAATCTCTGCAATGAGAAAGGAGGTAGGTAGGCTCGCCTGAGGGTGATGGAGGGCCTGTGTGGGCATCTATTTCCTTGCCCTTGGATGTGGACGGGGGCTCCTGCACTGGGAGGTCTTTGCTGGGTTTGGAGGCAGTTTAGGTTTGAAGCCAAAGGGGCAGACTGTGTCCTGTAATTTCTCCTCTGCTGCTGGTCCCAGGTAGTTCCTTTTCCTCCTGGAGAATCTACAATGGGGCTGGGATCCAGGCTCCCTGGCCCATTCTCAGCTCCACACTTGGGGTGAGCTGAAGGTCACACTGCCTCTCAGGATTTCCTTTTCCAGAACCAAAAAATAAGGTCTGTCAATCTTGTTCATGTTTCGGACTTTGGGAGGATTAAAAATCACCACCTGAAATGACGGTTCAGCTTCTCAGGACAGTCACAGTTCTTTTAGGTGACGCCAGCTCAGTGGTTAGGGATTCCCCAAAGTCATTCTGGTATATAAAATGCATACCTGATAGCCCACTGAAGTGGCAAAATCGTAGGTATGTCAAAGCAGCTCCCAAGCTTTAAATGTAAGGTCGTTTGGCTCTGCtttggtagaaaggaaagaatacTGGAGAGGGGATTGGGAGCCCCAAATCTAGTTCTGGTTCTGCTGAAcaagctttgtgatcttgggcaaattctCTACCACCTCTGGgccccatctgtaaaattatGGAATTGGACTAGATGATCTGAAAGGTCCTTCCAGCTGGGACATTCTATGGCTCAAATTATATTCACCCAATTATCATCAAAATTCCTGTTACTTATTacgtacctactatgtgccaggcactttatataaatattatgtctTATCCTCACAATAAACTTACAGGGGAGGTATTTCATTATCCCCAACTTGGAGAGATAGGGACACTGAGACTTGGAATAGGTCATAAACGTGAAGTCACAGGTGAGGCTAGAATTGAACCCAAGTGTGCTCATCTCCTGTAGACCTTGCTTGCCTGGAGGCTAATGGATTGTGACTTCACTTTTCTTAGAGAACTTCCTGGCCATGAGGGCCAGAGGGCATCAGCCCTCTAGTGGTGTTTGCTTTAGGGGCACTTACACGATAACGGTTCTGATATTCTTTCCCAGATGTGTGAGAAGTATGACAAGTGTGAAAACAGCAAGGAGGCACTGGCAGAAAACAACCTGAACCttccaaaaatggcagaaaaagACGGATGCTTCCAATCTGGGTTCAATCAGGTACGAATGCAATACGTTCACTTTTAGCTACTCCTTAGTAAAAAGTTCTCCCTCTTGCATGCAGTGTCTGTATACATATAGACCAGGCAGGCAATCAAGAAGGGGATAAATGTGAAGAGCATCATGTAAATTTCATGAGGAGGCCAACTTAAACGTTATTAAAGGCAACTTATTTTTGAACGACTTGGTCAGAGATAGCCCCTCTGTGCTGGAATTTTCACAGCAGTCAAATGTTAGGAAACCCCACAGGTTTAGCTAGTTCATCCTGGGTAAGTTGGTCCAGGGACCTTTCTCCTCTTTGGCTGCCCTTGGCAGGATCCAGGCCTGCCCTCCCTGCTGAGGTCATTCTCTATACTCTTCTCCTGCTAGACAGTGACATAACCTGTACTGACTTTTGATTATTTCAAAAGTAATGGGGCAGCTGATGCTGTCCTTAAACAACAGGTCTCAAAACATGAGATATGATGCTTTGAGCATCCAAGTGTGATCCTGGAGCACTGCAGCTGCAGCATCATGTCTCAAAACATGATGCTTAACAAGTACTTGAAGTTCCCTGGAGGGGCATACAGAGAAGTTATTGAATTAGAgcaattttaacttttcaaatcGATTATGTCTTCCTAGCAATAACCAATTTTCCTACCATCTTTCCTCTTAGGAGACCTGCTTGATGAAAATCACCACTGGTCTTCTGGAGTATCAGATATACCTGGACTACCTCCAGAACGAGTACGAGGGTGATAAGGGAAGCATCGAGGCTGTGCAGATTAGTATCAAAGCACTGGTCCAGATCCTGAGGCAAAAGGTAGGTGTCTTCTCATCCCCTCACTTGGCTCAACGAAAGCAGCCTAGACAACTTGGCAGTGCAGAGCCAGTTCAAAAGAGATGGCCGTGTGTGAAGGAAAGGATCTGAGAAATATTTCCTGATagttaaaactttttctttttgctctcttCTGCAAAAGACATCAATAACTGTACTTAAAACTCTGTTAAATGGGGAGGGTTTTAACATCAACTTCTAAAagcttaagaaataagaaaaaaatacctgtAGAGGCAGAAGGAAGCACATTCAACCTCACATAGTGATCCACATAACAGAACAAAGggcacaaaaattattttactgttgCCAATTGACATTCGTGTTATTATGGTAGTTTCAACTCCTTTCCCTTACTCTTTTGCCAAAGAGTTAATGCAGAGAAATGGCTAAAGCCCGAAAGAGCAGGTACCAAGAGCTTTGGTCACTACCAGCTAGCCATTCAAACGCCACATGGTGGAGGCCTGATGGCACAATTTGTGGATGAACCAAAGCGCAAAGAGAAGGGCCCTGGACGGAGAAGCAGGCACATGGGTGCTAATCCTGCCTCTGCCTTTTCTAAACCAGGGCTAAACCAGGTTGCCCTAAACCAGGGCTTCTCCCACTTTAAGGTGCACACGAGCTTCCTGGAGGACCTCGTTACAATGCAGagtctgattcagcaggtctggggtgagaCCTGAGActcacatttctaacaagcttctgGTGATGCTGAGGCTGCAGTGCTCCAGGATCACACTTGGAGGTGCAAGGCCTTCCACAATTACTTAGCTCCATGTGAGTGGGTCCATTGAAAGGTGTTGCCCAGTCCTCTTCACGCCCTCAGAGCAGTGGACTCTTAACAGATGTGGGATGAATGAGCGAGAGCAAAACCAGAGAAAAGTATTACAGTCCCCTGAAGAACCCATTAAAATGCCTTTAActaaaaattcttcatttatcTATTGAATTCCGACTATGCGCCAGGCACTGTTTAGGATAACAGAAGACAAGTAAGATACTATGGCTACCCATGGAATGCTTACGGTCTAACGgagacagagaagcaaaaagattAGAGCTCAGCTGCTGTGAGCGGGTCCTAAACTCTGTGGACTCAGAGGAGAGGCACCTCCCGCTATCCGGGCGAGTCAAGGCAGATGGCCCCAATCCGCTCCTTCACCCCAATTTGAACATCTTCCCACAGGCCACAGTATCTCTCCACTGCAAAAGATTTGTTCAGTATTTAAAcaattcct of Physeter macrocephalus isolate SW-GA chromosome 5, ASM283717v5, whole genome shotgun sequence contains these proteins:
- the IL6 gene encoding interleukin-6 is translated as MRPGMSEVQSALEPTRNERELHLPSRNPAMNSLSTIAFSLGLLLVMATAFPTPGPLGEDFKDDTTSDRLLLTSPDKTEALIKYILGKISAMRKEMCEKYDKCENSKEALAENNLNLPKMAEKDGCFQSGFNQETCLMKITTGLLEYQIYLDYLQNEYEGDKGSIEAVQISIKALVQILRQKVKNPDEVTTPDPTTNATLLNNLQSQNNDWMKNTKIILILRSLENFLQFSLRAIRIK